A genomic stretch from Oreochromis aureus strain Israel breed Guangdong linkage group 17, ZZ_aureus, whole genome shotgun sequence includes:
- the rgs4 gene encoding regulator of G-protein signaling 4: MCKGLATLPATCLKSAKDIKHKISFLLQKPEPQAADQKQMKEKSTTAAAKRVPNRAEVEKWKESFSHVLNSEMGRTVFTSFLKSEFSEENMDFWMACEDYKKTAPTKLATRAKQIYQKYIGAEAPNEVNLDAATREKTRQNVENACPSCFDDAQKMIYTLMEKDSYRRFLKSKLIQDLCQQQSNTAQEKKEKRSCDMADSSQVLAGGA, translated from the exons ATGTGTAAAGGACTTGCAACACTGCCTGCGACATGCTTGAAAAG TGCCAAAGACATCAAGCACAAAATAAGCTTCTTACTCCAGAAGCCTGAACCTCAAGCAGCAGATCAGAAGcagatgaaagaaaaatcaaCCACGGCTGCTGCAAAAAG GGTGCCTAATAGAGCTGAGGTGGAGAAATGGAAGGAGTCTTTCAGCCATGTGCTGAACAGTGAAA TGGGTCGCACAGTCTTCACCAGCTTCCTAAAGTCAGAGTTCAGTGAGGAAAACATGGACTTCTGGATGGCTTGCGAGGACTACAAGAAGACTGCACCTACCAAGCTAGCAACCAGAGCCAAGCAGATCTACCAGAAATATATTGGTGCAGAAGCTCCTAATGAG GTAAACTTAGATGCAGCGACCAGAgaaaaaacaagacagaacGTGGAGAACGCTTGCCCTTCTTGTTTTGACGATGCCCAGAAGATGATCTACACTCTGATGGAGAAAGACTCCTATAGACGCTTTCTCAAATCCAAACTGATCCAGGATCTGTGCCAACAACAGAGCAACACTGCTcaggagaagaaagagaagagaagctGTGACATGGCTGACAGCAGTCAGGTGTTAGCTGGTGGTGCTTAG